The Coregonus clupeaformis isolate EN_2021a chromosome 27, ASM2061545v1, whole genome shotgun sequence genomic sequence GCTCTATGGgctgctagctagcaagcaaacgTTGTTACAAGCAATAataccaaagacaatatcagcacGTAGCTAGTTTGTGCAGTTTGTTTACGCGATTTTACagctatcaatttaggagtctacaatctcaccatgttcaacctacAGATCGATGTGCCTTACAGAGTGGAGTCTAACGTTCACAACGGCAGATATGCTTTTGAGGTCATGCGAAACGTTGCCCATGCTACGTTAATGAGccgcgcggtgcattctgggacaaggagcgcTCTCAAAAACCCAACAGTAGCACGAATTCAGTCAACTTGACAAATATTTTCCGAGATGTGAGAGTTACTTGCTATCTGTAGTATCGTATAAAATGTTGGGATCGTGCCATTacgtactttcgaggaaaataggcacgTTTCTCGACCTACACTGATTTTGAGACGGGATTGCGTGACGCATCATGACAACGTGAACGTGATTGGttgacagtctgctgggtggggaGCTCTACTTGAATTCCTATCTCATTTCTATAATATCTCTGGCAACTGCAcaatgcaatgcaccctggactagaGGCAGACAGATGTACTAGACGCTTTTTTATTAGGCAACCATGATCCATGGACATGCGCCATATGGAATTACATACATCCGTCCAGGTAATTTGTTTTGAGGCTCAGAATGCGCGCAAAAAATATACCTACGCGTATGAAGAAAATTCAACTTACGGATCAATTGTTAGCACGCAATTTGCCACTTCTCTTCGATGAATCAGGCACTATAACAGCACCTGACATGAAATGTAAAGTTTCGATGGTATACCTACGCGTATGAAGAAAATTCAACTTACGGATCAATTGTTAGCACGCAATTTGCCACTTCTCTTCGATGAATCAGGCACTATAACAGCACCTGACATGAAATGTAAAGTTTCGATGGAACTGAGCTCCCAATATCCTAAACCTACGGCAGCCCCTCTACGCACATGTTCCGAGAGTCACTAGTTCACTAGCCTGAAATCGActcctccctcttcttcttcttcttcttcttcttcttcttcttcttcctcttcctcttcctcttcctcttcttcttcatcagtggggtttatcggcggttggcatccaacgttatggtgcattaccgccacctaccgtactcccccctcttcctccattcttcttcttctttaaagttttatggcagactagaccgtattaccgccacctactgtacggggaattgaaacaaaacaaaaataatatcTTCCATTGTGGGAAGAGAGGGCCgagaaaatacaaaaataaattaaacaacCATCCCACTCCTTTAGTCACATTCAAATCACATCCCTCAGGAGCCTGTGAGGACGGGGCATTcatctatctgtcctctgtagctcaattggtagagcacggcgcttgtaacgccagggtagtgggtttgatccccgggacaacccatacgtaaaaatgtatgcacacactttggataaaagcgtctactaaatggcatattatattattatcgaCAGGATTCCTTGTAATGCCTCTGCAGAAAAGCCCTTAAATCCCCCCCGCACTCACAATGATTCCGATTTCCTCTCCGTTTGCGCTGTGCAGTTGATGACCAAAGTAATACACGTTACAAAGTACACCTTCTTAACATGCAACATATCAGGATCCCTCTGTTGACAAGGAACATAATCTTGTGTCTCTACTCCTACTACCATTACTTCTTAAACTTCACGCCTTTCTTCCACTCTGGTCAACGCCTCCGGATAGGAGACATTCTGGACAGTCCTTATTCTTGCCACCTCCGTCTCCTTCACTCTAACAGGACACTTCAGAAATTCAGGCATTTAGGCTCAGCTGGCATATAGTACTCCTCCCGTCTACAGACACATTACCAAATCATTTACATTCATCACACTGCATGGGTTTGGGCACGAAGGCTCTGGCTTCCATTCGATGGAGTGACACTGGCCTTGTTCGAGAGGATCAAAACCgtaatgtatcatgggtaaattgtgactgactgactgatatacaaataataatgagtagttagTTATGATGCAAGGTTCTTTGTAGATCAGTCATTCGGCAGTCGGCTGCAATTTCGAACAAGCCCTCTGACGCCAAATCAATGGCCACTCGGAGATCAAACGAGGGGGATCGATAAATGCTGCCAACCCATCTGACAATAATGGCTTTGGTATGATGACTACAGTGTTGTTAAACCAATAATAGTCAATACTCTTTGGTATGACCAAAAACACCAGCCTTGTAGGCTTTAAATAAGCCTGGTTGGCTATAGGCACTTATTAACTGTATTTTTAGTAGGTGGCCTGCTCTTGGATTCAATAAAGTAGATTACAAAGGAATTAAAGTAGGCCTAGTGACCAAACCAACACAAAGAGTATAATGTTTATATTTATTTCCATGAATGTCATCTTGTATGTTCAGTGCCAACTCTGTAGGCTATACTTTTAATAGAGCCTATGACTGCAAAAACAATTCTGAAGTGTTTTTGTACCAATATTTTAGGTAGTCTAGGCCTACCGGTATCAGAAATCTGGATCTATGGAGTGTGCTGCCCGTTAGTGGTAGATCTGGTTGACATATTAACCCTCAGCCCTGGGCCCCAAGTCTTTCATGTGTCAAATGACAGGGAGTAAAAGGACCTaagcagactggtacccaggctagccTATATGGccctgatatacactgagtggacaaaacattaggaacaccttcctaatattgagttgcaccccttttgccctcagaacagcctcaattcgttggggcatggactctacaaggtgtcaaaaacaatccacagggatgctggcccatgttgactccaatgctttccacagttgtcaagttggctgaatgtcctttgggtggtggaccattctcgaTAAACATGGGAaacggttgagcgtgaaaaacccagcagtgttgcagttcttgacacaatcaaaccggtgcgcctggcacctacaaccagtggatcatagctttcacctggattcacctggtcagtctatgtcatggaaaaagcaggtgttcctaatgttttgtacactcagtgtatattatactGTAGATGCTTAgcggaatccttgggacgtccctaccctaaccctaactttaacaaTAACCCTTACTTACCtaacccttacctttacatttctacttCGTTGGGGTGATGTCAGAGTTGGACCTCCCAAGGATCCCTCTTAGACTTTTCCTAAATATTTCCACTTAAGACTATTCCTAAAGGAGTATAACATCCTGTGCCACATTCCCCTTAGACTCGGCCGGCCAAATGCATTTCATTATAGCCTGGGGAAGAGGTTACATCCTCCTCCTCATTTCATATCCAGCAAAATGTTTCACATGAATCTCATCCGTGGGGAAATAGAACATTGGTGCTACTTTTGTTCTGATCCCAGTACTATAGGATTGGGCGACCAACATTTTCAGACAGGTAAAGATCCATGAGTCCATGACATCGTCTCACCAACCCATTCAAGTATGATTTCATAGACTGCTAGTTCAACAGCTTGTTTGTAAAGGAAAACAACTGCTGTAAGATTGCCTTTACAGAACATAAGAGGAGAATTCACCTCCTTTTCTGAAACAGTTTAAATTGTTTCTCCTCTCGACTATGTACATTATTTCAATGGTGAGCAAGAAAATACGTTATGCTTGTGTGATACTTGTTACCGTTCCCTGTTTATATAAGGAATAACTAATGGTTAATACCATTATTTTATGTTACCTGCATCTCATTAATTTTGACTGTATTTGTTTTAGCATCTGATCTGGACTGTGCAAGCAGTTGAAGTCAGCAAAAGGAGATGAGTCATTGTTTGAACTGAGATGTGTATatacagatgaagtcggaagtttacatacacttaggttggagtcattaaaacttgtttttcaaccactccacaaatatcttgttaacaaactatagttttggcatctactttgtgcatgacacaagtaatttttccaacaattgtttacagacagattatttcacttataattcactgtatcacaattccagtgggtcagaagtttacatacactaagttgactgtgcctttaaacagattggaaaattccagaaaattatgtaatggctttagaaggctctgataggctaattgacatcatttgagtcaattggaggtgtacctgtggatgtatttcaaggcctaccttcaaactcagtgcctctttgcttgacatcatgggaaaatcaaaataaatcagccaagacctcagaaaaataattatagacctccacaagtctggttcatcattgggagcaatttccaaacgcctgaaggtaccacgttcatctgtacaaacaatagtacgcaagtataaacaccatgggaccacgctgccgtcataccgctcaggaaggagacgcattctgtctcctagagatgaacgtactttgttgcgaaaagtgcaaataaatcccagaacaacagcaaaggaccttgtgaagatgctggaggaaacaggtacaaaagtatccatatccacagtaaaacgagtcctatatcgacataacctgaaaggccgctcagcaaggaagaagccactgctccaaaatcgccatgaaaaagccagactacggtttgcaactgcacatggggacaaagattgtactttttggagaaatgtcctctggtctgataaacaacaatagaactgtttggccataatgaccatcgttatgtttggagggaaaagggggttacttgcaagccgaagaacaccatcccaaccgtgaaacacgggggtggcagcatcattttttatttatttttatttcacctttatttaaccaggtaagccagttgagaacaagttctcatttacaactgcgacctggccaagataaagcaaagcagtgcgataaaaacaacacagagttacatatggggtaaaaaacataaagtcaaaaatacaacagaaaatatatatacagtgtgtgcaaatgtagcaagttatggaggtaaggcaataaataggctatagtgcaaaataattacaatagtattaacactggaatgctagatgtgcaagagattatgtgcaaatagagatactgtatcatgctgtgggggtgctttgctgcaggagggactggtgcacttcacaaaatagatggcatcatgaggaaggaaaattatgtggatatattgaagcaacatctcaagacatcagtcaggaagttaaagcttggtcgcaaatgggtcttccaaatggacaatgaccccaagcatacttccaaagttgtggcaaaatggcttaaggacaacaaagtcaaggtattgaagtggccatcacaaagccctgacttcaatcctatagaaaatgtgtgggcagaactgaaaaagcgtgtgcgagcaaggaggcctacaaacctgactcagttacaccagctctgtcaggaggaatgggccaaaattcacccaatttattgtgggaagcttgtggaaggctacccaaaacgtttgacccaagttaagcaatttaaaggcaatgctaccaaatactaattgagtgtatgtaaacttctgacccactgggattgtgatgaaagaaataaaagctgaaataaatcattctctctactattattctgacatgtcacattcttaaaataaagtggtgatcctaactgacctaatacagagaattttactaggattaaatgtcaggaattgtgaaaaactgagtttaaatgtatttggctaaggtgtatgtaaacctccgacttcaactgtatgtagagaAGAGGAAGCTGTTTCATATCACCTGACTGACTGAGTGCCTCCTGCCTTTTGGAGAGCACAGGCCTATTCAGCAGCCTGTtcagtgcacgcacacacacacacacacacacctacgcacgtacatacacacacacactacatactcaGTCTCTTATGGTAAAATATGCCTCCTTCTGGACAGCCACCCTTGAGTTAGCCTCTTCCATAGCCTTCCCTCAATCCTTTCATAGTGTTTCCTCCGTGGCCTGGGTGATCCTGGCATCTGCTTTTCTCAGAGCCCTGTGCCTCCAGAGCAGAACAGCCAGTGAGAGGAGCAGCAGGAGCCCCAGGGCCCCTCCGATCAGCCCTGCTTTGAGGGCCAGACTGCTGTCTCCAGGGGGCTCGTACATCGTACAGGACCGCCTCTGACGCTCGCTGAATCCTGCGTCATTCACCGccaccacacacacctccacccccTGCCCCACCTCCCTCACAACACCACTCCTCTGGTCTTCCCCAAACACCAGGGGCTCCAGGGCGCCCACCACCACCTCATAATGGGTCACAACAGACGATGGTGCACACCACTGAATAACCATCTCTGACCCTTCCATAGACAGTCTCTTTAGGTCGGGAGGCTCTGGGGCCACTTGGGGCCCACTCACCCCTGGACACAGGCAGCCGCTGGAGGCTGCCAGCTGGGCACAGGGGGTCTGTAGCTCCCGGCAGGGGTCATAGTCACAGGACTGAAGATTGGTGCCCCGTGAGGGAGAAGGCGGGGGTGGATTGGTGTCCCAATTCGGGTCGTAGTCATCATCTGAGTAGAGCTCCA encodes the following:
- the LOC121541217 gene encoding leucine-rich repeat neuronal protein 4-like: MSTHWDPPPPLIILILALLNGSSSFAAPSDVSETNYTDTLPLRPSGRMYKMLELYSDDDYDPNWDTNPPPPSPSRGTNLQSCDYDPCRELQTPCAQLAASSGCLCPGVSGPQVAPEPPDLKRLSMEGSEMVIQWCAPSSVVTHYEVVVGALEPLVFGEDQRSGVVREVGQGVEVCVVAVNDAGFSERQRRSCTMYEPPGDSSLALKAGLIGGALGLLLLLSLAVLLWRHRALRKADARITQATEETL